From the genome of Lotus japonicus ecotype B-129 chromosome 6, LjGifu_v1.2, one region includes:
- the LOC130726177 gene encoding superoxide dismutase [Fe], chloroplastic — translation MKLLSPSTSTTCYLSSSPSAFLPRHSHGFQNLGSAGTFKFSKKQRRCVRKAGPTEISAKFELKPPPYPMNALEPIMSQETFNYHWGKHHRAYVDNLNKQIEGTDLDGKSLEELIVIAYNKGDMLPSFNNAAQAWNHEFFWDSMKPGGGGKPSGDLLKLIERDFGSFEKFVDEFKTAAATQFGSGWAWLAYKENRLDVGNAINPLASDEDKKLVVVKTPNAVNPLVWGYYPLLTIDVWEHAYYLDYQNRRPDFISVFIDKLVSWEAVSSRLEQAKAIVAEKEREDERRRTEEEEKSTIRETPHEIFPDNDSD, via the exons ATGAAGTTGCTATCGCCATCCACTTCCACTACTTGTTACctttcatcatcaccttccgcGTTTCTTCCCCGCCACTCTCATG GGTTCCAGAATTTGGGTTCTGCTGGCACCTTCAAATTCTCTAAGAAACAG AGAAGATGCGTAAGGAAAGCTGGACCTACTGAAATCAGTGCAAAGTTTGAGCTGAAGCCACCACCATATCCAATG AATGCTTTGGAGCCAATTATGAGCCAGGAGACATTTAATTACCATTGGGGGAAACACCACAGGGCTTATGTAGATAATCTGAACAAACAAATTGAGGGAACAGATCTAGATGGGAAGTCACTGGAGGAACTTATAGTTATTGCATACAATAAGGGTGACATGCTTCCATCTTTCAACAATGCTGCACAG GCATGGAACCATGAATTCTTCTGGGACTCCATGAAACCTGGCGGTGGTGGAAAGCCATCTGGGGATCTTCTAAAACTGATTGAAAGAGACTTcggttcatttgaaaaatttgttgATGAGTTCAAGACTGCTGCTGCAACTCAATTTGGTTCAGGATGGGCTTGGCTTGCAT ATAAAGAAAACAGACTTGATGTTGGAAATGCAATAAATCCTCTTGCTTCTGATGAGGACAAAAAGCTTGTTGTGGTGAAGACTCCCAATGCTGTAAACCCCCTTGTTTGGGGCTACTAT CCACTCCTTACCATTGATGTCTGGGAG CATGCTTACTACCTTGACTATCAG AATCGGCGCCCTGATTTTATATCAGTGTTCATAGATAAGCTTGTGTCTTGGGAAGCAGTGAGCTCAAGACTTGAGCAAGCTAAGGCTATAGTTGCAGAGAAGGAGAGAGAGGATGAGAGGAGAAgaacagaggaagaagagaaatcgACAATAAGGGAAACTCCTCATGAGATATTTCCAGATAATGATTCTGACTAG
- the LOC130721873 gene encoding cell division cycle 20.2, cofactor of APC complex-like yields the protein MDLDQAHTLLTNRFNVTPHNPSFSESYRQKLDETLTLGSDGKPFRMLVFRGSSKSTTKSIRHIDQMREAEAAALQNSINQPRPRAMPKKEEKVLDAPNIRNDYYSNIMDWGKNNILAVALGPEMYLWNSVNNNVHRLFEATDNDCPTSVAWSQDAKLFAAGFMHSKLQLWDAETSKPIRVLEGHRQRIGTIAWSGNTLTSGSHDKSIINHDVRARRNVISRVKAHGAEVCGLKWSKRGNMLASGGNDNHIYIWESSKMNSSSFLHCFKDHSAAVKALAWCPYDSNVLASGGGTNDRCIKIWNIQKGTCIRSIDTTAQVCGLEWNRHHKEILSGHGFSTSTSHNELCLWRYPTMNKVGGLDPHASRVLHLSQSPDGLTVVSAGADETLRFWDIFGPPATDTSKISHLDNLLSLKISALR from the exons ATGGATCTTGATCAAGCCCACACATTGCTCACCAACAGGTTCAACGTAACTCCTCACAACCCATCATTCAGT GAATCGTACAGACAGAAACTGGATGAGACACTCACTTTGGGTTCAGATGGAAAGCCATTTAGGATGTTAGTTTTCAGAGGAAGTTCTAAATCAACTACGAAATCTATTCGTCACATCGATCAGATGCGAGAAGCAGAGGCAGCCGCACTTCAAAACAGTATCAATCAGCCCCGCCCTCGTGCAATGCCTAAG AAGGAGGAGAAGGTCTTGGATGCACCCAATATTAGAAATGACTACTATTCAAACATTATGGATTGGGGGAAGAACAACATTCTTGCTGTTGCTTTGGGACCAGAAATGTACCTTTGGAACTCCGTGAACAACAATGTACATCGGTTGTTTGAAGCCACTGACAATGATTGTCCCACAAGTGTTGCCTGGTCACAGGATGCCAAACTTTTCGCAGCAGGATTTATGCACTCTAAGCTTCAACTCTGGGATGCTGAGACTTCTAAGCCA ATAAGAGTGCTAGAAGGTCATCGTCAAAGGATAGGAACCATTGCATGGAGTGGCAATACTTTAACTTCTGGAAGCCATGACAAATCTATAATCAACCATGATG TTAGAGCAAGAAGAAATGTCATTTCACGGGTAAAAGCACACGGAGCAGAAGTTTGTGGCTTAAAATGGTCCAAAAGGGGAAATATGCTGGCAAGTGGCGGCAATGACAATCATATCTACATATGGGAATCATCTAAAATGAATTCATCGAGTTTCTTGCATTGTTTTAAGGACCATTCTGCTGCAGTCAAAGCCCTTGCTTGGTGCCCTTATGATTCAAATGTGCTTGCTTCTGGAGGTGGTACAAATGATAGGTGTATTAAGATATGGAATATTCAAAAAGGAACTTGCATTCGCAGCATAGATACTACAGCTCAG GTTTGTGGATTAGAATGGAATAGGCATCACAAGGAGATATTAAGTGGCCATGGATTTAGCACAAGTACATCCCACAACGAACTTTGCTTGTGGCGGTATCCAACCATGAATAAAGTGGGAGGCTTGGACCCTCATGCTTCAAGAGTCCTCCATCTATCTCAG AGCCCAGATGGTTTAACAGTGGTGTCAGCTGGGGCAGATGAAACTCTTCGCTTTTGGGATATTTTTGGGCCACCTGCTACTGATACATCAAAGATCTCACATCTGGATAACCTTTTGTCCCTGAAGATATCCGCATTAAGATAA
- the LOC130723017 gene encoding uncharacterized protein LOC130723017 has product MLVFRGSPKSSRKSIRHIDQIREADAAALQNNRNQPRPREMPKKEAKALDAPNIRNDYYSNIMDWGKNNILAVALGSEMYLWNSVSNDVITLFKATGNDFPTSVAWSQDAKLVAIGSRRSKLQLWDAETSKPIRMLEGHSQRIPTIAWNGDTLTSGSHDRSIINHDVRARGNVISRVKAHRAEVCGLKWSGRGNMLASGGNDNHIYIWDSSKMRSSSFLHCFKDHCAAVKALAWCPYDSNVLASGGGTNDRCIKLWNVKKGTCIRSIDTTAQARYTFFP; this is encoded by the exons ATGCTAGTTTTCAGGGGAAGTCCAAAATCAAGTAGGAAATCTATTCGTCACATTGATCAGATACGAGAAGCAGATGCAGCCGCGCTTCAAAACAATAGGAATCAGCCCCGCCCTCGTGAAATGCCTAAG AAAGAAGCAAAGGCCTTGGATGCACCAAATATTAGAAATGACTACTATTCAAACATTATGGATTGGGGGAAAAACAACATTCTAGCAGTTGCTTTGGGCTCAGAAATGTACCTTTGGAACTCCGTAAGCAATGACGTAATTACGTTGTTCAAAGCCACTGGCAATGACTTTCCGACTAGTGTTGCCTGGTCACAGGATGCCAAACTAGTTGCGATAGGATCTAGGCGCTCTAAACTTCAACTCTGGGATGCTGAGACTTCTAAGCCA ATAAGAATGCTAGAAGGTCACAGTCAAAGGATACCAACCATTGCATGGAATGGTGATACTTTAACTTCTGGAAGTCATGACAGATCGATAATCAACCATGATG TTAGAGCAAGAGGAAATGTCATTTCACGAGTAAAAGCGCACAGAGCAGAAGTTTGTGGCTTGAAATGGTCAGGAAGGGGAAATATGCTGGCTAGTGGAGGCAATGATAATCATATCTATATATGGGACTCATCTAAAATGAGATCATCGAGTTTCTTGCACTGTTTTAAAGACCATTGTGCTGCAGTCAAGGCCCTTGCGTGGTGCCCTTATGATTCAAATGTGCTTGCTTCTGGAGGTGGCACAAATGATAGATGTATTAAGTTATGGAATGTTAAAAAAGGAACTTGCATTCGCAGCATAGATACTACAGCTCAGGCAAGATACACATTTTTTCCCTAG